GGCATAAGCAGTATGAAACAGATAAACAACTATATATTTGGCACTCTAGGCCTTGAACTATTTCTACCCTAGAGGTTTAACAAATGTGGtatacaaaatcaaacaaaataccaCCATGTTGTAGCATAACTAGACTTTCCTTTTCAGTTCAAAGTAAACTTGCAGATCAAGTGAAAGTGAACAGTTGAATCTGTTGGCTATGTTATCACTTTTTGTCTCACTTGTGTGGTAGATATTAGAGATGTCCAGCGAAGCAATACAATTCATGGAATTTGTTCGGAGTCCCTGGGGGCAACCTGTAATCCCTGGTGTGTTAAACAGATAGACAATCTTTAACCTTTTAATTGAGTGAACAAGTACTAAAGAGTCTCTGATACATAATTCCAGAGCATCTGAACTGTTTAGAAAAGTTCAAGCTGATTTCATTCCCTCAAGCAGGGCTGGGATGTATGAGTAACCCTGAAGCTCTatacaaaacaggaaaaaagtgGAACAGTTAAGTAgtatatttaaactataaaacCAGTCCAACTGCTGTTGAGACCAGCTCTACAAAATGTCTGTGATTGTACAAGTGAGAATAAATTGATTTTACTCGTCTAACATCGATCTTTtactaattgtattatttgtgatttttttggtttttattattccAATTTAGCTCTCCTTGTGGTGGAAACAGAAACATTTGGAAGCCATATCCGAATAAAAGGGAAAGATACTGGGTACTACATCTGCATGAACAAAAGGGGGAAAATTGTTGGAAAGGTAAGAATCCCCTAAAGGATTATTTACAACTTGACCCATAACATAGATATGTGAGCCTAATGTTTTACTTAGGTCTTTTTACTACTACTATACAATATATCTACTTGACTTACTGTGTTATAATTTTACCTAAGAATCATTTGAAGCAAGTTCTCTTACTTTATATGGGTAATATACCGGATACCTTTTTGCACAATGTAAGCAAGTGTTCCCCACAGATCTCTCAAATCACAAATTATTGACAAAAGACtccctaaataaataatttaaaaaaggggcCACTCTAATTGAAACAATGAGCATTAGGTTCACAATAGTTCTCTGGGCAGAGCCCCAAATATTATTTAAGTGGTCCATGTTCAGAAATTTCAAAGGACAATTTGTTTAAAACTCTGTACAGAAAATAGGATTAAAATTAGGAACCTAACTCTTACAGATGTTGGTTCTCGTTTAGTATATCAAGGTTGGaatctttttaaaattgattttcattttttaacccAAAACTAATAACTTGCTTGAACTTGTACATGATTAGTAAAAGTCAACAAAGCAGGAGTTATTATCATAATATTTAGCAGAAGCAGATGTAATTGACAAGAGAAAAGAGGGTACTTATATCGCTTTTATAATGTGACTCACAAACTTAAGCAAGAGTCAGTTTAGATCTCTCTGTAACAAGTATATCCTGCTCAGTTACTAATCTTGGCATAGTTTGGAGCAGCGACTAGAAACAGATGTAGATTGTGcggaaattgcatttttttacagtttgttgctATTAGTAAAATTGCTTTGTTTCTTGATGAGTTCCACTAGAGGTTGGCACACTTGAACAGGTTTAATCTTTTTTCAGCAATTTATGAGTCCATATATGTGGTCTGAGGTGAAAGAAACTTAACTATCCAAGTGGAATAGGGTACAAGCCACATAAATAGGTTTCTGTCTGGTTTGCGTGTCATTTCTAAGAAGCCACATTCACAATTGTTTTGTCCATAGACAATACAAGAAAAGTAACCGTTACATCACAAACACACCAGTGCAgagcacacacaaaaaatatgcTTCTTAGCAAAGAaggatatgttttaaaaacacaagaaataaaCATTACAGCAATAGGCCCTCTGGCAAAATGTTCAGATTCTACTTCTCAAATGAGCAGTTATTATCCTAGACTGGTGGCAATAGATTCCAGgtaaaaaacattcattttcaacCTTCCCACACCAGCCACAAACACTTTCTGAATAGAAAAGGAATAACAACTCATTTATTCAGACATGAATAGCACATTCCTGTCTTTTCTGGCTTGGCTTGCTTGATTTGGGCTAAATATAACAGAAAAAGACCCATTTTAAAGGGCCGGCACCTGACAGTGTGTTTATCTGTCTATTCCTTTACTGCTACAgtgaagaagtgttttttttttgcctgcttgGTTTCTGTGATATTAAATTGATGCTTTTGCCTACTTGACTCAGCAGCTATGTTTAGCCTTTACAGTAGTCCGAAGAGTTTAACTCAACTAGGTACATCCAAATCAGTGGGCTTACAAAATTATAGTACAACTGAATCACAGTCTATTACAGATATTTTATTGTTTACCATTTTGTGTTTCTGCAGCTCAATGGAAGGAATCAGGAGTGTGTCTTTGTGGAAGAAGTATTAGAGAATAACTACACTGCACTGGTGTCGGCTAAGTACAAAGGCTGGTACCTAGGATTCACCCGGAAAGGACGACCTAAAAAAGGCTCAAGGACTCAGCAGAACCAGCAGGAAGTTCACTTTATGAAAAGGCACCCAAAGGGCAAAGTGGACCCACTACAGGAGTTCCGTTTCACCACGGTCACCAAACGAACTCGCAGGGCACGACGCTTAAAAGTCAAGTTCAACTCAAATTGAAACATGAAAAAGAATCCCGGGTATGTGTGTCAAAGGAATACTGAACCACCTTGCCTTATATGTGccgaagggaaaaaaaaaaacagaaagcaaaacaaaaaaaaaaaactgaaaagatgttttatttttatacatacgGAATCAGGAATTATTCTGATGTGCTCAATTTCTTGTgggctgtttattattatttatattgaacagaacgaacaTTTGTCATTACCTTGCTGTTGCTACTTCTAAAGGTAATGCCAGAAGAACAGACAGCTTTTTTTTGGCGTTATCAGAAGCTCCTCTAGAGTCACTGACTAAATTCTTATCTGTGGAGAGTACCAGCAAGTGGATGGGTCTGTTTATATTCAGCTGGGTAGATGTAATGGAGCCCAGAAGGAAAAGATGGAAGCCCATGATATTGACCTTAGCTAGTTCTTTAGCTATAAGTGCAATACCTTGTAAAGGGCCCTTTTACAGAAGAGGTTACTAATGAAAGTTATTCTGGGTCCCCAAACTCCAAACTTCCCTGCCTccctttacatgtttttttttatatgatttgaAGTCAGATGTTGTAGCTAACATACAGACTAACCGAAGATGCATAATGATAAAGTGATTCAAGTTCATTATAAATTTAAATCTGTCGGTAACGTTAATGGAAGGGGCCTTAAGTAAGGGCTTCGATAAATGACTGCACATTCATCCACCTCAGTGTTTACTTAGCTGGGCAATAATAGCAGACACTGTTTAGAGTGGAAACAAAGAGGCTGGAAGAACAGGACTCTTCCCTGGGAAGGGCACCAGTCCATCTGAAATCATAGTTTTCCTTCCAACTGTATTGACCAGTTGTACATAATTTATTACATTGGAAAATAGGCAAGGGGTAATTTTATACCTCAGatatattcattttgtattaatttattaaacagtacttttttttgCAGAAGAATATATGCCAAACTAAATACTTCCATATATGCAGTGCATATTATAGTTGGATATTATATCAGTCACACCATCTAATGACAATCCTCTCTCTAGTTACCACGATTAACAGCACCTGTAAATTAGTTGCTATATAAGTGATACATTGTCTTACAGTGAGGTATTCACATACATATAGCATGTTATAGTACATATGTGTATCATCATAGCGCATTCCATTGCGGTTTTTACAGCTGAATCCAAAACTGAAAAGATCACAGAATATGTAGATCTGTTTAAGACTAAATACAGGCAGAGGGTGATTGGAGTTCAGGGGGCCCAAAATAGGCTGGTGTACTAAGCGGGccattataaaaatgatttagtCCTGATGTTGGTAGGGCTGTAACGTTAAGTCATCTGCCGAGGGACACTGTGTATTGTATATGAGATGCTACCAACAACTTGACACATTTATGATTCAAAGTGTATGCAAACAGTTTTATgactattattaaatatttattgccTTTCTTTGTAAATACATCCTGAATTTATATGGCCTCTGTTAATAAAgtgaggaatatatatatatatatatatatatatatatatatatatatatatatatatatatatatatatatatatataaaatgcaaaattGTTTTCTACTTTGACTGTTGCATACTATGTTACCAATACAGTGGAGGTACAGCATGTCCTTTCATAATAGTTACATAATCTTCAGACCTTTATGCATATTAATgggttatatttaaaacaaacagccaaGATGTTATTTGCACTGCTCTTTCCCATCACCATTCACATGCTGGTATGCGCAGCTGATGACAGCTGAGAATCATATAACTCATCAATGATGATTTATGatgaaaaatctatttttattcctAAATTCCTAACCTTCATCTCTGTCTCTGTCCATTTTTTTCTTCCCCCATCATCTTTTACTGCATTTTAGGCCCACTATTTAAAACAGTGGACAGATTTGctttaatgttaaaatacatcTTGTGTTTGGAAAGTAGTATTTCTGGGAAACTTTGATCAGTTGAAAATTTACAATATTACATTCTACTGACCTTTTTTGTTCAGCATCGTATTTGAAATTTGGCTAGGTaacctggctttaacattggcTATATGTGAGAAATGACATCACTTTGGGTTGAGATTAAAAGATTTCCTATTGAATAACACAAGCCATGACAAGCTGGCAAAATAGATGATTAAATCAcctgttttcttattttaccTCAATTTTTTCTCCCCAAGTTAGAATGTCCAGTTGTGTTCCTTCACCGCAGCAAATTCCCCACAACAGGCCAGGAGAAATGAAGGCCAGTGGGCGGACTCCAAGCTCAACAACGGATGCCAGTGAGCTACCAGTCCCTAAAGGACAAAAGGCCAGCCCCGCAGGTGTCCACTTGAGTTCCTCAGACGCCTTGCCAGTGGGGGCTGCTGTAGTGCGGTGAGGTGAAACAGTTCCTGACAATTCTGCTTTCTCAACCTGTAGGAGCCAATGCTCTTTGTGCGATCCCAGCCAGAACATGACCCTACGCCCCGTGTCTGTGTGACTAAACCCCACGGTTAAACTGATATAGGTTGAACATTCTTTTATTGTCAAAACTGTAGGAAGACATTGAATcttactgttttattgttgttcGTTTATATTTGTTTCATTCCTATCTTCAAATCCCAACCCATTCAAAAAGAGTTGTGCATTAcctataaataaataccacactCTTCAATCACAATAAACATGTGTAACAGACACTTCTGTTGAATTTCTTCCAAAAACAACATGAGGGAAACAAATGAACTTCAAGGAGAGATGGATTTTGGGGTATAttgtacaaatattatatatatatatattttttttatcagaggGATTGTTCCGACCTTCTGTTCTTGTTAAACTCTTTCTTAAAAACCCAACTCGCGCGGCAGGATACCTTTATGAGATTAGATAAGCATGTCGTCAGTATTGTCCAGCTGCACACCTTCCTTGAACCAGAACCGTGGTTTGTAAGCATTTGAAAATCTATTGACACAAAAGACAGGCAAAGACAAACAGACTCCGACTGCGGGAAAGGAAGCAAGCATTACTTTTCAGAGTATCAatagctcaaaaaaaaaaaaaaaagaaggaatgcAAACATAATCCACACACAAACCTCCCAAAATGACTGTCACCCTGCTTGCCATTCTCttgggtgtattttttttataaatatcccAAACCTTCAGACTGCaaaactgttcatttattttttattttttttactgtgtgaatGTTGTTGTACGCCTCATGcttgcaaacaaatatttgaagCATTTTTTTGGATCAGGAATGTGAAGCAGCATTCCAAGGTCTCAGTAACtgacttaaaaatgttttttactcTGCCACTGTTTACAGTAACCGTCAGGCTGAGAGATGGCAGTTTTAGGAAAAAAATGTCTTTTGTTTAAGTTCCCACTGATGTTATCAAATCTCTTCAGTGTAGCTACCTACATCAGCCAAAGAGGCTGGCCCGCCATTGGTTTCTAAAGCCTGCTAATTACAGAGCTTTTTAGGGGTGAAAATGATAAAGCTGCAACCCATAAGGTCATAACTTTTAGCATGTTTAGGAGACAATTCACCTAGCTTGAGCATTGCAATTGAATATCCTTATTGCAGTGGTGCCTTCAAGATCCATTCCTGTCTGGGTTTTTGTTCCAATCAGGTCTTAAATTAGTTAAATTACCCTTAGGTTCAactaactaatttaggacctgacTCTAACTTAATTCACATGATGATTACTACTGGAAATGAGATTGACTTGATAACTTTCACCATGTGCATTATTCAGGTAGCTCACTCTGTATGTTTCATCTAGCTTCAAGGACTGTCCAGTCTTCAAAAATCAGCCAAAGATATGTGCTCAATAGAATTTTTTCTTGTGGACACTTGTCCACTAGGAACTTGGCCAAGACCTATCAAAACGAATACCACATGTGCAGACAACCAGTCTTTTGATAGCAATGACCTTTGATCACTGGAAAATTGGTCTGCAATCAAATCAGTGACCTACAGATGAAAGGCTTCAAATCAAATTGCCAATCCACTGAGTCGCAAAGCCCCCCTCCTGTCCTTCTCAGGACTTGCATGCACTGGCTGCAAGCTTTGTCTAAGAACAGAGGTTTCCCGGGGGACGTGGGTACCTAGGTGGTTTCACAATACAAGGtaatgttttgtatgtatatatgtatgtatagagtattttttttagtatatgtATATGGATGTGtattaatacaattatatatttttgtacaaaaCCTTAAGTTTATGTAGAAGGCTTTTGACCATAAGCAACCAAATATGCCGTAGAAGGAAGaatgaaacaacaaaacataaagaaCAAACCCAATGAGCTGGAAAGAGAGAAATACAAATTCTCACTGTAgccaaattatttatatatatagtgattgtCTCTTAACTTACACCAATATGCAAGGGATAGTCCTTCAAACTTCAGCTTCCCATGGCTCAGGATGATTGAGACAATTAAGGCCGCACACTCCATTGCGTTCTTTAATGATACACACTAAttcaaagataaaaacaaaatattttcattttatttagacaaaaggGAGATTTAAAAGTTCATGTCCTAGATGTGTTTTGACTCTTATTTTTtctaatacatggatacccttgtgatgctgatattaaagaagatgaggttcagcagtacatttttttttttttttaacgtagtgtttcagtgctgtacagacgttctatgtcgttatccgttagtgcttcagctttatttggatgattacctttacctttttttaatttcctgttccccttcagtttctctgagatatgaatgcaCCAgctataaatattacaaaaaaacaaacaaacaaaaaatattctcattttgttgatcattaatgatcATTTCTGTACCGTGGGTGTTGTCGAATAATTGAGAATGAGATTGAGGTTATGATTGAAATGAAAGAGATAGTGTTGAGGAGTCGAATAGGACAAAGTTCATGTATATTTTCCTctaggaattatcactttttgatgtcactactgtggtattatcacttttttttattttttatgaatggcTCATGATGCAAATATaaccttcatccatatatatatatatatatatatatatatatatatatatatatatatatatatatatatatatataaatatatatatatatatataatatatatatatatatatatatatatatatatatatatatagcatatatatatatatatattagatatatagatatacacattgATATCCTGTTAACtgtaacaacaaacacaaaacttcTAAAGAAGTATAGGCATAACTGTAAAATCTTCCATCTGGATAGCATATTTGTGTGCATGCTTATACATATTTTTtggttgaaataaacaaaatgtctTCCTCAAATAATGCATTTTGAGATTTCATGTATGCTTCTGTCTCTTTCATTGTGTTGAATAACTGAAATGATTAATTCTCAGAACCCTGATGGATCAAAACTCTTCTGTATGAGTTCTCATGCATTAAAGATAGAGGAACATGCCTCTCCCATTCTGAAGTTCCAGCTAGTTGGTAAACACAGATTTTGGTGCTTGCTTTTCACGGTCAAAGATTTGTCTGACCTCTTTATACAAAGGTGATTCAACTACAGCCTAGTATGTTGTTTGTAAGTAGAAAATCTCATCCAGCACTTGCAATACTACTACCATTCAACTAACAGAAAAAGATGACTATTTTAAGTACTGCTCaattgcaatttattttgaaaatattatatagaaatatatcGATATTCCTAACAATCTATagaaaactaattaattaatatgcAGGAATTTTCCAAAGGGTATCTTATTCACTCTCTGTGCCTTATCCAAGTAAGTCTTCATCTTGTGTACTGAAGGGCCtatagttttgtaaaacaaactaaatatttttttaatattaaccaGGAAAGACactgtaataatgtaataatattttcatCTGAGTATGTAAGCTAATATTCTGTTCCGATAaagaattaatacaaaaatacaagaagttgaaaattaaaaacaaaggtaCCTGTAAAGATTTTTCCCATGCAATGGCACtggagcctttctaaaagtggaGTGGCCAAGGGGATGGGAGGGATAGGACCTAAGTCTTCACCTTGGAACGTTGCTTTGCTCTTGAAATAATTTACTCTGTTCAAACAGACAGAAATGGTTGTTTCAGACAGAAGCACAACTTAGTAGTAAACTGCACTTGCACATAAGAATatagaagaacataagaaattttacaaacgagaggaggccattcggcccatcttgcttgtttggttgttagtac
The sequence above is a segment of the Polyodon spathula isolate WHYD16114869_AA chromosome 2, ASM1765450v1, whole genome shotgun sequence genome. Coding sequences within it:
- the LOC121326269 gene encoding fibroblast growth factor 18-like, whose protein sequence is MLPELIHVALLKNVKQNETPGKEKTEPKSASNTMAHLGKQEPTQPSHSPRCLHLLVLYFQVQESRQTSADFRVYVENHTRNPDDLSRKQVRIYQLYSRTTGKHVQILGKKINANGDDGGKYALLVVETETFGSHIRIKGKDTGYYICMNKRGKIVGKLNGRNQECVFVEEVLENNYTALVSAKYKGWYLGFTRKGRPKKGSRTQQNQQEVHFMKRHPKGKVDPLQEFRFTTVTKRTRRARRLKVKFNSN